Below is a genomic region from Erigeron canadensis isolate Cc75 chromosome 7, C_canadensis_v1, whole genome shotgun sequence.
TGAGTACGCTTTATTATAAACTCCCAACTTTAGACTATATATAAGAAGGGTGCAATATGAGCTCCATTTAGCTGACCACGAGGTTTGGGGAAGCTTTCTTAACTGATGATGATGGTCAATTAGCAAACTTTACCGCCTTCTCTGGACCATTCGACCTGTAAGGAGCTATAATGTGCATATGTGTACTATGTTGATGTTGAAGCAGTAATTCGTTGTCAATGAACTCATACCTGCATATACACACGAAAAACTCTGTTACAATGTGCAAGTTATGTAAAATACCCTTCAGTAAAGATGGTATCTGATGAACACAAACTAATGTGGTAACATCTTTGACAagaaaatattacatttttcgtGGGACAAAAAGGTAGAAACGTGGAACGAATTTTGTCTTCAGTTGAGTTGTCAATCCTTACGATTAGGTATTGACTTTAATAATTTAGTAACCTCGTCGTCTTGGAAAGTCAGCCTCGGTTTACATAAACTCGATCAGGTTGTGGTTGGGGCTGGGCCAAGGTTAAGGTCATTAAGTGTATTCCATATACACGTAACTCTTGCAACGTTCATTCTACCAGATAGATTTTATAGGACCGCCGTTATGTCTTTCATTTTCTGACCACGTCAAAAAGAGTCCTATTGCCATTGTCCTTGTTAATGGCCTTCGCAACAGATCTAGAACTACCGCCACTCTGACAACTAACACGTGGAAGATACTTGAGAGGAAATATGCTCTTCACATAACAAAGattctcaaaatcaaaataaagaaaacgcCATCAGATAATATTTATGAGAAGCAAAATAGTAACCGGGATCCAAAAGGATTCTACATTAACTAGGAAACTAATGTACACTATACgacaaaaacaaatatgaaataagaaACTATATATCTGTAGCCTATATAGGAAACTATTTGATCCAAGATGTGAAAAAATATCCAATATATCCCAAACCGGAAACATGGTGAATAGAAATTAATACAGTTTGTAAACATATCTTTGAAAACTCCTCAATaaagatgaaaattatatcttttGAACGAAAATGTCACAGTCTACTTCTAATTTCTAAATATATGATGAGTTAGGCATCCTAACTTAGAAACATCACTGAAAGCAAACGTAGAAGTACTTATATCATTAAGCCCCGAGTAAGTTTACTTACAGTTTCTTGCATAGGTGGTCAATAAACGGAGAAAGATTGAtgatttgatttttagtttcCTTAACCTGTTCCTCGGTATCATcatgaaacaattgatgcaAGAAATAAGAGAGTTTTTCAACATACAACTCAAGTTGCTCTTGCTTGTCCTTGAATTCGTTCTGTTTGGTTTCTTTATCTTCAATCTTCAGTTCATTACTTAATAATTCATCACCAAACATGTAGTATGAGAATGGATATGAATTAGAAAGAATCCTTCTTGACATAAAAAATATGTCAGCTGCATTCATTACCCAAATGAAATATGTCGAATCTATATCATACAAATATTTACGTTGCAGGTGCTCCCTGAACGTGATGGTAGCGGTAGAAGAGTCTTTATGTGCTTCGAAACGATTGTAATATCGCCTAATCCAACTAATAGTTTGGGAAGGCTCCTTGCACTTTTCTTTCCAAAGCTCCCACATTCGACATGAACAAGGAGAATGTGGTTCTGCTGAGCAACTAAAACAGAATTGGAAACCACATGCACATTCAACCTCACGGtattcatcaccatcatcaatGCGAATGGCGTTTCCACATTGAGGAACACTAGGGCACCATTTCACCCTTTTGTTACCCTCAATATAAGATTTTAACAGGAATTGATCAAATATTTCTGATAAATCAGGGTCCTTCCTATTAACTAAAATTCTAATCTTTTCTTCATCACAAACTTTATAACAATTCTCAGCCATACAATTGATGCGGTTGCTGTGACCTTCTTTAATCTTCACAACAAAATAATCCGTCCAACCTTTAAACGAAATATATAAACAGAATAAGATTTTATGTAAAAGTAAAGGTTCAAATGTATATAACACGATATAACTTACAAGTATTGCAAAAACAATGGTTGCAATTCATTGTGATCATATCACGGGCAGAAATTTCCTTCATGCAGACTTTACATAATGGTtctgaaaattcaagtgatgaaGATACATTCTCATCATTGTGTCCTACCGTTAAAGATGCTTCTGCATAGAGTGCTTCTTTTCCCTTGTTCAAGAAGACATCAGACACTTTGTCAACCTCCCATCCATGATGAATAAGCAAGGTACGTGCATGATGTTCCTTAAGAGATAGCAACTCCATCACTTTCTGTAGATCTTCTCTCTGAACATAAAACCAACTTCATCGGTCAgcaaagaaaaccaaaaagttagAAATGATAATACACTGACAAGTTTTTGCAATTCAATGAATTTGCTTAACCTTAAGTTTTCTAGTTGTAATATAGATCTGCTCATCTGAAGAAGCACATCTGAGTCAATAATATTTTAAGAGCCTAATTTCTGTTGAGCATTTTATATGTGCTAGCTTTATTTCCAGTGAGCTATAAACCGAAGCCAACCATTTTATTGGGCATAAAATCACAGAAAAACAAACCGTAGACACCCTGTAAAGATGTTAGCCAGTAATATGACAGAAATATGATTGCTCACCTGTGCGTCCAATAGACTCCCTTTTGTGATGACCTGCACATCCACCAAACAGAAATAAAAACTGTAAATGGTATGGATAAATAGATGATAGAAGAGTATGCTTAGAAAAGAAGATAGCAGAGTATGCACAGAATAGCGATCAACGCTTAACATATGGCCCAAAAAGAAAGTACTTTGTTGTTGAAAAATCTATCAATAAAATAGTAACTGAAATTCTTTGTAACTCATTTATATTACTATCCAAGAATAGTTCGTAAATCAATGAATTGATTGTAAACATCTACTGCAGATTGGATAGCATGAAATGGAAaacgaattaaaaaaaaaaatccctgCTATAGTTTTAAAGAAACCAGAGTTATTGTATCTCTGGGATATCGCGCGAGAcattacataacttttttttcatgATGACAGCGAACAGTGAAGTTGTGTACAAAAATGATCAAAGATACAAAGATGATCGGTTGTATATTCTTTACGGAAGCTAACTATCAATAGTACAATCAATGAACCACTCTCAGAACCAAAAAGGAAAGACGATCATGTTCTTAAACTTTTTGCCATGAATTGAATTTATCGAGCAAAAAGTAAGAGACCAATGAACCAAAACAATCATAACCTTCATCACTGTAGGAGGGCAATGtctgttattaacttattaatgTTGGTACAAACATATGTGAGAACCCCATAAAATAATACAGTGTGATATAGCTGAATGATAATAGTATgttgacaaattgacaataaAAACAGAACGTAGAACACTACATGAGTTTTCTTATTAAGATACATTTCCATATATTTGAACTACACTAAATAAAAAAGAGCATTTTTAGAGCCAGAATAAACATTAACTATCGTGAATGTGCGCATTAAAATAATTGCTGCAAATTTATATGCTATACGCATCAGCATTTTAGTTTGAAGCAACCTTGACTATAATGCACTTTGGACCATAGACGCTGGCCCAATCATACCAAACAGAATTACCCTACAAGAATGATCATATTCTTCTATCAGCAATTAATGGGAAAAAATCATGGCTTAATTCGAGGTCTTCTTTACAAAAGTATCCAAATATAACTGCCAAATCAAAATGAAGTACAGAATTCCCATATAGGGTCAGACAACCGACCCAGGATGGAGCAGTTTGTTGGGCGTTGAACACTCCACCAGTTTGCGAGTAGGGACCAGATGCAAGTGGCAGCAGAACAAGTAACATAAAGGTGCTCGACATACTCGCGGTCTTCTTAACAAACAGGACACTAGATTGATTCTAGTTGGTAGGCGATCACATTATAATCGCCACACATTGATATAGGTAGTGGGTAATTAAGGGGTTTTCTTCCATGTATAGGTTGTCAATGTAATCATCAGGTGAATACTAACCAGCTAGTCCATAAATACACGTTTAGTTTTCGGAATTCCTTTTGTTATATTCAGAAACTATTCTCCGACGGATTAGAGATTCGTTTTAAGTCCTTGCCTAGgtttcattatatataacttCAAAAAAGATTTATCATATCCAATAATCCCACATCCGGGTACCTCATCCAGAACATATAATAACCATTAGATTTACAATTATATTCCCAAAATACTGTCAAGGTCCAGTGGTGTCTCAAGCTTTCATGAGACTTAAAATAAACTTTCAACCTATGAACTTTTCAATTACtaaaaattaaatgatattAATCTAAACGGGTAAATGCGGCAtcgtttcttttttacttaataattaagaatttattacatttagtcaaatttcaagtttcttttttgacttaataaacaaaaataaccatcAATTACCTATTTTCTACTTAATACATAcggacattatttatacattcagtcacttaatacactcagcacttaatgactaaaaaagaATTGGGCCCGATGCTTTCCTAATTCATCCGGGAGAGTCTTTCACTCAAATGTACGCAACATAAAATGGGTATCCGAACCTTTCCGAACCTTTTCACTAGGAGGTTCGAACACGAGACCTCTTGTGCACCACCTCTTATTTATATCCAAGTAAACCAGAAGCGATtgatcaaaaaatcaaaatcaatcattTACTTCATATAacaatatttaattatacattcatatataactatataagaaactatacatacaaacatacacacacacacacacacacaatacgTACTGTATCAAAATAACAtgcaaaataaacaaaatgtatgtgtgtgtgtgtgtgtgtatatatatatatatgattaaccACCAACGTAATTAGTAATTACTACCTTGCAAGATGAAATGGTATCAGTAGCATTAGTGGTTAGAACGATATAGCCACCCATCACTATGTTTTCTTTCTTCAGCCTAAAAATAACGACAAAATGTTTTCATCTAATTATGGCTATGTTGAG
It encodes:
- the LOC122608364 gene encoding probable E3 ubiquitin-protein ligase ARI2 — protein: MDFSDDDQEEDYYNNDEDEDYYDDDNDDDQNPLTTTNTDTISSCKVITKGSLLDAQREDLQKVMELLSLKEHHARTLLIHHGWEVDKVSDVFLNKGKEALYAEASLTVGHNDENVSSSLEFSEPLCKVCMKEISARDMITMNCNHCFCNTCWTDYFVVKIKEGHSNRINCMAENCYKVCDEEKIRILVNRKDPDLSEIFDQFLLKSYIEGNKRVKWCPSVPQCGNAIRIDDGDEYREVECACGFQFCFSCSAEPHSPCSCRMWELWKEKCKEPSQTISWIRRYYNRFEAHKDSSTATITFREHLQRKYLYDIDSTYFIWVMNAADIFFMSRRILSNSYPFSYYMFGDELLSNELKIEDKETKQNEFKDKQEQLELYVEKLSYFLHQLFHDDTEEQVKETKNQIINLSPFIDHLCKKLAYFLSSIFHVLVVRVAVVLDLLRRPLTRTMAIGLFLTWSENERHNGGPIKSIW